In Erpetoichthys calabaricus chromosome 6, fErpCal1.3, whole genome shotgun sequence, one genomic interval encodes:
- the mnx1 gene encoding LOW QUALITY PROTEIN: motor neuron and pancreas homeobox protein 1 (The sequence of the model RefSeq protein was modified relative to this genomic sequence to represent the inferred CDS: inserted 4 bases in 3 codons; deleted 5 bases in 5 codons; substituted 1 base at 1 genomic stop codon) — translation MEKSKNFRIDALLAVDPPKVQTSPLALXSHLCLHTSLPSPGGVSTSDLNGSADSLRTETPSPPRISACGLIPXTGFLTVPHSNMVGLHPQSTTGIPSQALYGHPMYTYSAAALXGKHPALSYSYPQIHGSHQHHPSDPIKLTPGTFQLDHWLRVSTAGMMIPKMSDFNCKTQSNLCGKCRRPRTAFTSQHLLELEHQFKLNKYLSRPKRFEVANFTDVKIWFQNRRMKWKRSKKAKEQAAQEAERQKNNPNQDKPDGFQEKADYXKKADSLKSNRISEFRDSDDDDKGENFLYNSSECSSEDERSHNRHSGPPQ, via the exons atggaaaaatcaaaaaacttccGCATCGACGCGCTTTTAGCAGTCGATCCTCCAAAAGTACAGACTTCACCTCTCGCCC GGTCACATCTCTGTCTTCATACGTCTCTTCCTTCACCTGGAGGTGTATCCACTTCAGACCTCAATGGTAGCGCCGATTCCTTAAGGACTGAAACACCGTCTCCACCTCGGATCTCTGCTTGTGGCCTTATACCTTAAACGGGCTTCCTGACTGTTCCCCACTCTAATATGGTCGGATTACACCCCCAGAGTACTACCGGCATTCCGTCTCAGGCACTCTATGGACACCCCATGTACACC TATTCTGCTGCCGCACT GGGCAAACACCCGGCCTTATCATATTCATATCCTCAGATCCATGGATCCCACCAGCACCATCCCAGTGATCCTATCAAACTGACCCCCGGGACCTTTCAGCTGGACCACTGGTTACGTGTCTCTACTGCAGGAATGATG ATACCAAAGatgtctgacttcaactgtaa GACGCAATCTAATTTATGCGGGAAGTGCAGAAGGCCGAGAACTGCATTTACAAGCCAGCACCTTTTGGAATTG GAGCACCAGTTTAAGTTAAATAAATACCTG TCCAGACCGAAAAGATTTGAAGTGGCAAACTTCACTGAT GTCAAAATCTGGTTTCAGaacagaagaatgaagtggaaaaGGAGTAAAAAAGCTAAAGAACAGGCTGCTCAAGAAGCGGAGAGACAGAAAAATAACCCGAATCAGGACAAACCGGACGGATTTCAGGAAAAAGCGGACT CAAAAAAGGCAGACTCCCTTAAAAGCAATCGGATAAGCGAATTCAGAGACAgtgatgatgacgat aagggGGAGAACTTCTTGTACAACTCTTCAGAATGTTCTTCAGAAGACGAAAGAAGCCACAACAGACACAGTGGACCACCGCAGTGA